DNA from Paraburkholderia sp. BL10I2N1:
AGGAAGTCCAGCGTCTCCTGACAGACGGCCTGCGCAAAACGATTGTCAATCCCCAGCTCGACGTTCGCGTGACCGGCTTCAACAGCCAGCAGGCACAGATCCTCGGCGACGTGAAGCTCCCGCAGGCGCAGGCCCTCACCGATGTGCCGCTGTCGATCATCGACGCGATCAACCGGGCGGGCGGCGCGAACAGTGATGCCGACCTGCAGAATGTCGGTGTCACGCGCGGTGGCAAGCGTTATCAGGTCGACGTCGCGTCAGTCCTCGAAACGGGCAATGTCCAGCAGAATGTCGTGCTCGAGGACGGTGACATCGTCGACGTGCCTGACCGGACGAACAGCCGCGTGTTCGTGCTGGGTGAGATCAGCAAGCCCGCGGCCGTGCCGATGAACCGCGGCAAACTGACGCTCGCCGATGCCATTGCCAATTCCGGCAGCGTCGATAACAAGACGTCCGACCCGCATTTCATTTATGTGATCCGCGGTATCCAGCCGCCATCCCCCGGCCCCGGCTCCAGCCCGAAAGCGGTACCGGTCGGCGCAAAGATGACGACCTCAGTCGTCCAGCCGGACGTGTTCCGTCTCGACATGACGCAGGTCGACGCGTTGGTGCTCATGACCCGGTTCGATCTTCAGCCGCTCGATATCGTGTATGTCCAGATTGCGGATTCCGCGCGCTTTAACCGGTTGCTCGACCTGATCACGCCATCGCTGCAGACGCTCTTCTTCACCAAACAACTGGCGCAATAACCTACGGCTAGCGAGAGAAAATAAAATGAGTACCTATGACAACGCGGATATCTCGCCGACACTGCGAGGCGACGAGGACGAGGTCATGCGTGACCTTGTCCGGCTCGTGCGCGAGCAGATCTGGCTCGTGCTCGGCATCGCCGGCGCCGTCATCCTCGCGTCGGTGCTGTACGCGAAGATGGCCACGCACATCTATTCAGCCGATGCCCTGCTGCAGGTCGATCCACCCGCTACCGGCCCATCATCAGCGGGGTCCGCGCTGGCGTCGCTGACGTCCGGCAGCGCCCTGCGCACCGACGCGGAGATCGAGATCATCAAAAGCCGTGCAGTCGTCGAGCCGGTCGTCGAACAGTTCAAGCTGAACTTCGGTGCCTGGCCGAATACGATGCCGGTGCTCGGCGGTCTGTCGAGCCTGTTCGCCCGCCCCGGACACCCGATGCCCGCCTGGTTCGGCATGCGTTCCTATGCATGGGGCGGCGAAGAGTTCAGCGTCGAGTCGATCAACGTACCCAAGGCTCTGGAGGGCGTGACGCTGACGCTGCGCGCGCTCGGCTACGGCCGTTTCGAGCTGACCGACGACCACGGCCGCGAGCTGCTGACCGGCACCGCAGGCCAGCTTGCCGAGGCGAACGGGGTGTCCTTGCTGGTCAACCGTCTCGTCGCCCGCCCGGGAACGGAGTTCTTCGTCCAGCGCGCGAACCAGCTCGATGCCGTGCAAGGGCTGGCGGGCGGCTTGGGGGTCATAGAAAAGGGCCACGACACTGGCATCATTCAGCTTTCCTACATGGGTGTCGATCCGCAGGAGATCACGGCGATCACCAATGCGGTCGCGAGATCGTACATGCAGCAGCGAACCGAACGCGCGCAGGAAGAAGCAAGCAAGATGCTGAGCTTTCTGAACAGCGAACTGCCGCGGCTGCGCGAGGAACTCAAACGCTCCGAAACCGCGCTCTCGGAATATCAGGCACGGGTCGGTTCGTTCCAGCCAACCCAGGAGGCCGCCGTGTTCCTGTCTGGCGGCCTGGAATATGAAAAGCAGATCGCCAACCTGCGCATTGCGCGAGCCGAACTTCTGCAACGCTTTACTCCGGACAGCGGTGAGGTCCAGACGATCGACGCACAACTTGCCGCGCTGTCGCGCGAAAAGGCACGTTTTGAAGAGCATTTCAAAACGCTGCCTGGCTCGGAGCGCGAAGCCATGTCGCTGCAACGCGACGCCAAGGTGGCTGAAGAAATCTACGTCGCGCTGCTCAACAAGACCCAGGAACTGTCGATCACGCGGGCCGGCATGATCGGCAACGCGCACATTCTCGACGAGGCGCTGCTGCCGTCCGCGCCGGTGAAACCGAAGAGTGCGATGATCATCTCGGCGGGTGTCGTGCTCGGCATCATTGCAGGCGTCGGGGTGGCTTTCTGCCGTCGCACGTTCTTTACCGGCGTATCGGATCCCGAACTGGCCGAACGGCGCTTCCAGTTGCCGATCTTCGGCGCCATTCCGGTCAGCGCCGAACAGGTGCGCGGCGACACGCTGCTGGCCGGAAGCAGCCGCAAGGCTTTGCCTGACGGAGCACGCCGACCCGGCGCGTTACCAGCGCTGCCAACCGGTGTCGCACGCCTGTTCCGGCCGCTGCAGCACGCCGAGGCCGTCGCGGCTTCGGCATCGACACCCGCAGCCGCGCGCAACGTGGTTCCCGCGTCGAGCGCGCCGATCCGCTCACTGCTCGCGAAAACGCATCCGTTCGACCTGTCGGTCGAAGGTCTCAGAGGCTTGCGCGCCACGCTG
Protein-coding regions in this window:
- a CDS encoding polysaccharide biosynthesis tyrosine autokinase, with amino-acid sequence MSTYDNADISPTLRGDEDEVMRDLVRLVREQIWLVLGIAGAVILASVLYAKMATHIYSADALLQVDPPATGPSSAGSALASLTSGSALRTDAEIEIIKSRAVVEPVVEQFKLNFGAWPNTMPVLGGLSSLFARPGHPMPAWFGMRSYAWGGEEFSVESINVPKALEGVTLTLRALGYGRFELTDDHGRELLTGTAGQLAEANGVSLLVNRLVARPGTEFFVQRANQLDAVQGLAGGLGVIEKGHDTGIIQLSYMGVDPQEITAITNAVARSYMQQRTERAQEEASKMLSFLNSELPRLREELKRSETALSEYQARVGSFQPTQEAAVFLSGGLEYEKQIANLRIARAELLQRFTPDSGEVQTIDAQLAALSREKARFEEHFKTLPGSEREAMSLQRDAKVAEEIYVALLNKTQELSITRAGMIGNAHILDEALLPSAPVKPKSAMIISAGVVLGIIAGVGVAFCRRTFFTGVSDPELAERRFQLPIFGAIPVSAEQVRGDTLLAGSSRKALPDGARRPGALPALPTGVARLFRPLQHAEAVAASASTPAAARNVVPASSAPIRSLLAKTHPFDLSVEGLRGLRATLQFGLIDTPNRIVAFTSPAPSDGKSFLCANLAALFAESGKRVLLIDADLRRGRLAQYFGRSPNGGLTELLTGQVDLHVAARATGVDGLHFIAAGAYPPNPSEILTSSRFSEALERFSEQFDLVIVDTPPLLAVADAAIVANIAGATVLVIRAGAHTEREIDESLKKLRRAHARTIGGVINAIPLKRNGRYASADYTYAYAYSSVDPDVVQ
- a CDS encoding polysaccharide biosynthesis/export family protein — protein: MMFKTICTGLVAISLCACSLSPGGFLDKSRLTEKPPAQPAAAPATFEVQPIDVAYFQANPPEVAPPAPCPLTCLTPQSRASHAYRIGVNDQLQVIVWDHPELTSQGGGGSTGTAGVPPLPSGGTGGGGTGGGATAGGATSSGGVEPGGLTLRVASDGTVFFPRVGRIKVAGKSPQEVQRLLTDGLRKTIVNPQLDVRVTGFNSQQAQILGDVKLPQAQALTDVPLSIIDAINRAGGANSDADLQNVGVTRGGKRYQVDVASVLETGNVQQNVVLEDGDIVDVPDRTNSRVFVLGEISKPAAVPMNRGKLTLADAIANSGSVDNKTSDPHFIYVIRGIQPPSPGPGSSPKAVPVGAKMTTSVVQPDVFRLDMTQVDALVLMTRFDLQPLDIVYVQIADSARFNRLLDLITPSLQTLFFTKQLAQ